The following is a genomic window from Nicotiana tabacum cultivar K326 chromosome 3, ASM71507v2, whole genome shotgun sequence.
atgtatttttattatgttggcctgctatgtttgtgtttgtgattatgtttgtgctgtagtaatgttttccttgtttgtactaaattttattttaattgaagtagaagttaagtttaagtgcttgtgttgtactacattttattttaattgaagtggaagttaagtttaagtgcttgtgttgtactaaattttattttatgaaactatcaaacgaATGGAGAACAAAAAAAAGTAATGCGCATATTCGATTAAATAATAttgttaatgtatacaaaaatattatttacaccatgtcaatgtgtcccgcatccggtgtgtctcaatgcagccgctgggctgaggcgcatcccctcccgcccgggtacgctatcaggatcatcatcatcaagtcgtctccttatagCCAGATGCGGCGCAGGATGACATATATCGGTGGTGTTGTCActccagtagaaggctacataataatatgaaacttagtatagaaaactacataacaattcacaacaatttatattgtcttaccatcatcgtctctagatcctgaatgtagtcatctgtcgctgcatcgcatgaagccttaaaaaggaaattaataaagttaaagaaaataaataagttacagttaaaacaaattcaaattcaatactaataaactcatacctgcgcatgtgatgtggagccataactcagtcggtgcCCACTATAAAAATCTCGGGTTGGTCGATCCTCAACAGTGGTAGACGGGCCTGGGAAGTATCTACCCCAATCCACTCCTTGAATATCCGAGCCCGTGATCAATaattgacccgatggggtcacctgcgatggcactggagtgcgataaattccaaggctgtaagacggcatgtccgtctcatgcatgccacctgccatatcagcagcaacatcatcagcaggagcctcaacgcccccttgctggggaccacctcctctccgcccacgaccACATCGTCCGGCACCACCAGCTCGTGGGATACCACGACCCCGATGGTACTGCACTGGGTCCATATAATCAGCCTCGTGTGCCAAACCCTGATCTGATCGGGCTCGCTGTAGTAtctgggcagccacatccatgaattgacgactatactcctgcatggccacaggatcgtggacataactctgcatctgttgccccatatgatagacggtatgcaatccaatctcctgcacaaagtaaaaaatataaactacatatttggcactaaattacagctatataactaataataacagaaaacataacagggcctcgtgtctcccggcgtatgggacgtaccgaccgtgtgcctgatgaactgggttcctgatcgggaaacagtgcggtaccatgccatataacgtggaataggaaagtgctgcggaggtggggtcaagtcccctcgccTGTCCCAGGTACCCAACTACTCGTTAAGCTATGACATAAATGTGTCATCCGCCCTGGaccgatcatccctctcataatgtaaagcatGCCAGTCGGTATAGGTTGCAGCAGGCCAAACTGACGAAACACCTGCTTGGAGGCATggtgctcgacaatatcgagacatatgagcgggacagaagccctccaaatatgttGGCCGAAAgtgcaatacgctggcagggtacctatcaccTCATCGCTGTACGGCGttcagatgaactatcaaataagaatacaaaccgttagtatgcacaacactaagttaatctataacaagtaagtttagttagatattcacctaTGTGTCTTCCagcagatccaacacatccctgcagagggggagattatgatgggcatCATACTCTCATGCAAGAGTACGACGCATAACCCACCTATAGGCTAGAGGGAGTTGCAAAATTTCtacattagccggtagctgtggtagaggtggctgaaactgcagaaatcgctcccagacccaaacctaacatacaaagttgacgtaaagtataagattaactataactaggtagCATTGTAACTACTagacatattatttgaatatgttgtcgcctgtagaagcggcagaaagcCACCAACGTGTCTCTGTGTGCCGATGCaagcccgacacatctgcctgtacagaTATAAGATGACAACACCACCCCAGCTGTACAAAGATGTATCCTCGAACCgggcaatatgatgcagaaaacggaggctcactaggttccccgaagtgttcgggaacaagacccccccaaatagaaggagcaacagcAGCCTCGTATATCATTGTACATCCACCTCTACTGACTCATCGGTGATAGTATGGTGGATCTGCAccaggtggtctctaatggggaccaactgtatATGACTGGACCCAGACGATACCGCCTCGTCCTCCGGCATGAACCCCGTGAGCATGTGCAGCATATCCCAATATGCCTGCcgcgaataatatctcatggtcgcaagcagtaaaactggcaagccatcagcggacaggccatataaaatcttagcgtcctggagtgtgatggtggcctcgccgatggacaaatggaaagtgtgcgtctccggtcgccaccgctcaatcaaggtcgtgatcaaagcatagtcgagctgtatccggccaatcctaataatcctatataatcccatctcctccaggtaatggaccacgcggggatgtagaacgcggggaggactcaaaaacttccacaatagatccactctcctagcccggaaagtctgcgtaagcaactgtccgtcccatatatactcggatctatgctggggctgtagggctaatagatccaacGTCCGGGGGTCGGGAtgtatagtcgcgtccatgtcgtcaactgtaaattcatattttttaataacttaattgtacaaattatatatatatatatttatgggtttagggctcgatattttgaggaccagtgacaccaaactatcattaataattatgtatttttattataatttaaattcatattttttaataacttaattgtacaaattatatatatatatatatatatatatatatatataattatgtgtttttattataatttaaattcatatttttataataacttaattgtacaaattatatatatataattatgtgtttttattataatttaaattcatattttttaataacttaattgtacaaattatatatatatatatatatatatatatatatatatataattatgtgtttttattataatttaaattcatattttttaataacttaattgtacaaattatatatatgtgtgtgtgtgtgtgtgtgtgtgttttattataatttaaattcatattttttaataacttaattgtacaaattatatatatatatatatatatatatatatatatatatatatatttatatatatatatatggatttttatacaattattaacttaattgtacaaagtttgcattttcaacaACTAGTATAAGttacttaaacaaaaggaattctaagctaaaatactacacattactacgctacaaggctctaaattttactacgctataagggtctacgttttactacgctaaaaaataatctaaactgaCCATaagcaacaaataaatttaattgcaaataaaatacaaaacggcatgaaaacacatatataaaaatcaggatattaacagacaaatttattttactaatttatattttgttagaaaatactaatattaaatccggataaatttaacatgctagtttcgaaaAAAACACACAAACGAAATAGgacacatacaaatcaaataatatgcattattataaatgtttcaacttaaaataaatcgaaatacctcgatttagacaacaacaacaacaccgaCCCAGTataatacctcgatttagaattttggcaaagcaaaaagattgaaattttgactctggaagtgtgaatcaacaataacacggaactctactcgaatgtgggaccctttttcttcgagttttatgtgtcgggggacccaatttttttatttttttttacaaaaaatggcAGAAACGGGGTGGTGGGGGACCAAGAAGAGATGGAGTCTTTAAAAAATGGAGGATGAATCGAGATGGAAGACGGAGGGGTATAAAATATCTATGTATAGCACCactatacctggcgctatacattaatgatgtatgtatagcgccactatacctggcgctatacattaatgatgtatgtatagcgccaggtattgtggcacTATACCTGGACGTGTCAGAttttacagtatagcgccacaatacctggcgctatacattaacggtgcCGTTATTGTTAGTATATAGCGTCAGATATTATGGTGTTATATATAAAATGTCattttttttaccacctatttatgtagtttgagtccaaaaaaaccacattttggttccggactctttATTAAGCACTGACGAGTGCTGAGAGACCTAACCCAATAATTCCATTATTTCGACAGTTCAATCACTCCTCTCTCGTAAGCACTAATGTGTGGAACCATGTGCCAATGTACAATGTTAGCATTATTTTTCCAGTATTCATAATAGCTATGGATGTATCAAATTCAATATGGTTACCTATCACCTCAAATTTAAAGCAGGAGGAAAAAATACAGTTAACTTTCTGAATCAGggcgaacatgaggagatgtatGCTAGATCAGAGCAAGTTTAGCTGACATAATAGCATACATTTACTAAGAATGTGATACAATTCAACAAAATGACAGAGATGTAGCCATGTAGTGATAGTTCATATGATCAGTAACTGAAATAAAATCCCCATTTAATTCTTCAACAATTAGAATTGCTTAAAATACTTTGGTATGAAACAAACACTGTACAGCGAGCAAGAAATTGTAGAAGACATACTTCTTCATGTTATCTATAAATACACTTGAAACCCAGCTTCCAACTTTTGCGCTGGAATGAAACTTAAAATCAGAAAAACAACAACTTACAATAAAATAAACAGCAGCTATAGCTATAGGCTATGTCATACCATTAATTCATGTCCAAGAAATTGCCAGAGGACTACCCACCACATGCTTCCCATCTGACCACTCAATTCTGCCAAATACATTCGTAGTTGAGGAAGACATTGATGGAGCCGTAAAAGTCACTGTATATGATTTCTTCTCATTCATCTGACTGAAACTCAATGTCTCAGGCTCAACCGTAATCTTCACTGAACTAGTTGGTGATGTAACTGTAACTTTATATGTTCCAGCCGGTCCAACATTAGTCAGCATCCGGCTGTATTTGATTGAGCTTGAACCGGCACTCCCGGTTCGAGCTGCGGATTCTGCTGGAAATGAGACTGCAAACGAAGGGTAATTCAAATCTGTGACACTGTATTTTTTACTCTCATTGCACGTGAAGTTTCTTCTTGCTAAGCTGCTGATTTGTGAGGGAGTGTAATTCAATGCACACAGGAAATTGAGATAATCGTCGGTGGTTATGTCGTAGACCAGTCCTGGGTTCAATGCTGAAACGGGATCCACGTGTCCGGCTCCGTGATCAAGCGGTGTTGATGGTTTTCCGGTGGAGACGTCTTGTATTGCTCCGCCGTTCTTGTAGGCGGTGTAAGCGGTGGTCATGAGCGCCGAACGGATGGCGGCAGGGCTCCATTCTGGGTGGGCCCCTTTTAGCAAAGCCGCTAAGCCACTCACGTGTGGACACGACATGGAGGTGCCCGAGATAATGTTGAACCCGACCCGTCTATCGTCCTCTTCTAACCCGGTTGGACCGACAGCCCCAGTCCAACCGGCTAGAATGTTAACACCAGGCGCGATGATATCCGGTTTAAGTATCTCCGGGGTGATTGAATTCGGGCCTCTAGAACTAAACGCTGCAACAACTGGTGACGGTTCAATTCCTACCTTTGTTCCTTCAAAAAGAATGGTGGCCGTTGGATTAGAATCCGAGGTTAAATAATCCCTGATTGCATCCCCTGTCTTTTGACCCACTGCGGTCGCCGGAAGTAAGTGAGCGTCAGCCACTAGCTCCTCCCCATTCGCGGCCGTGTTAGTCAAAACCATGCCCGCCCCACCAGCTGCTTTTACCACAGAGCCCTTTTGGACTCTAGCGTTAATCCCTCTGTCACACAACACAATCTTGCCTTTAACTTTCTCAGGAATTAAAGTACCCGTCATACACAGATTTCCATTGGTGACGTTGCTAGCATTACCAGCATACACAAAGGGAAGCATTTTGTTAGGTAATGAATTACCCTTGTAAAGTGAAACGCCTGAGAAGTTTTTACCATTACCAAGGCTTACATATGCCGGAAAATCACGGTCCAATGTTCCGGCCCCAACGGTGGTGATCCAAGGTGCTACGTTAGACAAACTGTATGGGCTCGGACCAGCATTTCCAGCTGAACAAGAGACCAAAATACCCTTCTCCATAGCAGCAAACGCTCCAATTGCAACGCTGTCTCTGTAATAATCCGATATGCCTCCACCTAGTGATAACGAAAGTACATTTACGTTATCATCAATTGCTTTGTCCATAGCTGCTAATATATCGGAACTAAAACATCCACCAACCCAGCAAACTTTATACACGGCAACTCTTGCACGAGTAGCCATTCCTCGAGCAGTTCCAGGAGCATAGCCAAAAAGGCTAGCGCCCTGAACAACTGAACCACCTGCTGTGGTAGAAGTGTGTGTTCCGTGTCCGTCATCGTCCCTTGGTGATTTGGACTCTTTGGACTCATCAATTGGACCAAGTGTAGTCTCATAACCTCTAGAAAAATACCTAGCTCCGATAAGCTTTCTGTTACAATTCGATGAACTGAAATTGGTTCCAGACTCACACTGACCTTTCCACGAAGCGGGAATAGGCCCAAGTCCACTATCGTCGAAACTCTTACTTTCCGGCCAAACTCCAGTGTCAAGTACTCCGATGATGACGTCACTCATAGCATCTGACTCAGGGAAGAAATCAGCGCTTTTGTCGAGGCCCAGAAAAGTAGGTGTACGAGTAGTGTGGAGTTGGTATTTTAACTCGGGTAAAACAGAGAGAATCCCAGGTTGGGTTTCTAAGGATTCAGCTTCTTGTGGTGTAAGCCTTGCTGAGAAACCATGGATAACGTTGTTGTAAACATAGAGCATCTCAGCTGAGTCAGAGACTGATCTTAGGGACGAGTCATACCAGTGAGTATGGTCGTCGTTAAAAGTTGCTGGCATTTGGGATTTAGCCATGTGAATGATGTATGTTTTCTTCTTCACCATTGCCACTGACATGTGGCATCGGAACAGAAGTGCAACAACAACAAGTATTACTGGGTATCTAGACATTTTGAGTTTGTGTGAATTTTCACTCATTCCCTAGTGAAAGAAAGGGAATGGATGAACAAGAAATGAGAAAGTGCAGTTAATATATATAGGAAAAAGAGAGGTAGCAGAGTGAACAGTTTATATGGAGTGTGAAAACATGAAAAGGCAAGCTAAGAGTGTGAGAGTAGTGATAAAGTGGGGCTAgctggggtgggggggggggaataGGGTTCTTGTTTGCTTCTTATGAATGATTGGTTTCAAACAAACAGAATAGAAAGATCCAGCCTAGCAGAACAACTGATGATAAGTTATATGATAAATAAAAGATTAAAGAAGGAGAAGATATCATAGAAGGATCAAATGATGACATTCACGGAAATTgtagtagtttttttttgtttttctataaATTTTTTAGAGAAATATGCCGTCGCTATCTTTCGCAAATAAGAGAGGAGAAGTAAATTGCACTAGACAAGTTCGGTGCAACGAACTCTGACCGAAAAAACTGCTGGTAAGAAAAAACGATCTCAAGGTCTCTCACGTGAGAAACCAATAACCCAATCAACTTGGCAATCCTTCAACTTAAGATCAAGAGTAATAAAAGAAGAGGAGTTAATTTTATTCATGATCATTGAACTTTTGTGTTTGTTATCCAAAAatcacttttcttttttttgttaggtaaaaatcatttaactttgtgttcattacacaaaagtcacttttctttcttttgttacacaattttactttgctctagttatcacaaaaatcacatttttacttgaaaagtctattatacCCTTGATATTATATAAACCTTCatatttatgtaataccttctatattatatgctatataatatatttttaactatgtattttatttataaataaaataacttaatattattttatttattatttttataatatattcgtatatttaattttttcttaacgttaatttttaaaatatattagtAGTGTTATTAAATTTGTCAGTAACCTTAATATATATTAGTAGAGGAATAAAGCGACAAGTACATTTTCGTGAGAAAATTCGCAcgtaaacaaacaaagaaaatgaggaaaaatTATATGTTAATCTGAAGGAAAATCCCTAGGTACTACATGTGAATCTAGACGGGGatattttcttgggattttacTGGGCAATTGGTTATTTGAGAAATTACAGTACTAGAAATTCGGAAAAACCCGTCTAAAATAATCGACTAAatttggtcggtaatggccaataactgTCCAAAACGCGATCATCAACGTGTAGtcggtattttgaaggtcggaagggcataccgaccaaagttggtcagaaatTACCGAATAACTTTGGTCgatcaattaaattcaaaaaaaaaaaagaattgctgaaaaaaagttattttataacgctactaatatatcttgaaaattaaaGTTAAGAAAAATTAAGTatacgaatatattataaaaataacaaataaataatattaagttattttatttataaataaaatacatagttaaaaatatattatatagtatagtatagaaggtattacataaatatGAAGGTTTATATAACATCAAGGGCATAATagatttttcaagtaaaaatgtgacttttgtgataactagagcaaagtaaaatgatttttgtgtaacaaaaaatagaaaagtaaCTTTTGTGTAATGAACataaaattgaataatttttatgtaacaataaaaaaaaataacttttagatAACAAACATAAAAGTTCAATAATCATGGAtaaaattatctaaaaaaaaaaaagagagagaagagagtaCAAAATAATGTTTTGCGTATTCTCCTTTCGTCACGTGTCTTCCGGCTTTTATCCTCTTATTTAGCTTTAGCAGTGAAGGAATACTCGGTGCTAATCTCTTTTCACCTTCCACTTTACCTTTTTCTCATCGCAGAAGAAGCCAGAAAAAGCAGAATTCCAAAATCCACCAAGCTGCTATTCgacaatttctatttttttttttggtatttacATAGTTAATACCCCCTCTATAATATCATGTTATTAAGAGAAGAAAGGAAATTTAAAGTTAAAGGATTTTTAAATATAGAAAAGTTTCTTTCCTTTCGTACTAAGACCGTCTCCAAGGCTGCATTATTTCTTGCACCAATTCCAAATTTGGTGCAAGAAATGGTATTTTTTACTCCAATGCAACactatttcttgcactattatAGAGCATGAATAGTGTTGCACCAAATttgatttaatattattttattcaatctttttattttttggacttttaatttatcatatattgtgtatataattaatttttatattaagatctttataattttaattttatatcctattttttgatatattaatttttgtatatattatatttatataaaattataagttaattttattattattataattgtatatCCTATTCTTTTTCGGAAGCACCACTAGGATGTAAATTTTCGACTTGACGAATACATCCCTTTAATTTTCTGACAGCCTTCTCAATTGTTTGAAGTTGACATTGCACTGATCTTTGGTTGCGCTCCACccaattctcttttttttctataaTTGTAAGCTGCGACGATTCAATTCCAAAAATTATCTTTAGATTGATAATATTTAATTATCTTTATCAATAATTTCACTTTTAGTtaatttatcctttaaaataattttgtaataaatgattatataagtggtgaatgtgaattatatataatgaatatggaaaaaagaaaaaagatagtattaatttgaaggaaataaaaaatgaaaagtaaataaaagataataatataatatagaagagagaagaTTTGATGTAAAAAATGGTGCTAGCCTTGGAGATGACCAGAGAAAGAATACTGTGTAAAATGAAATCGAGAGAGCATTAGAGTGTGCAAATTCTAATTAGACTGCAGTATTAACGAATCCATATCGTGACGTCTAAGCCTAGTGCCTATCAGACATCCAACTACGTATTTGTTTAGATAAACTTACGTATTTGGTTCCTTAGTTAGGGTATAAGATTATAATTTTGGTTCTCAAGATTATGTAGCCAAAATTCATGTTTAACTGTCAACTAGTCGACTATGCTTTTGGCTTCTTCTTGGAAATTCTCCACTTTATAGATTATTAACTAGTAGAATATGTAAGTACCAACGATTTTTGTCGATATCATACACTATTTAGACTGTTGGTGGAAGTTTCAAATTCCTTAAATTTTCTCTTATGTATAATTGCAGTGGAAAGTTTACATCTCACAAATAGCATCTTTGGTCTTTCCTCCTTCCCACTTTCCCTcggtaataataataaaatatttagcaAAAATATCACACGTTTTTTTCTAGAAAATAAGGGCACAAACTATACATTTTGATTGTATATGTGTTATCTTTACAGAGGTTGGTGATGAAATTCATTGCTCAAGCAACGGTCCAATCTAAATCGTCAGATTAATAAATGCTGTAGACTTCATGAAGAGAACTTGCAGTGTTCAACCTCCAACTTCCAATAactaaataataaaaaagagaaaaagagaaaaaaaaaaaatcttcaccaTTACTGAACGTAGTGGTTCACGGATCCATACTAAAATTGTGCAGCGTTAAGTATTGGGTATTAATTTGTGTAACACAAGGTAGATATGGTAGGTGAGAGACATCGATATTCCACCTTTCGGGAATTACTCTAATGACCCCAAATTAGAATTACCACGGTGGTTTGTTTTTCCAGTTTAATACTGGCACGATAAAAGAATTTATAATAGCAGTGTAATTTCATACTACATTATAGTAATAAGTTATCTACTTTATTTTTTTAGTCAAATCATATTTGTTATAAAGAGTTACTATTTGTTATGATAGATACATGAAACCACAAGCAATTGCTAGtgcataaaatttaaattattgTTTTACTAGCCACTATACTCGAAAACAACAGACAAGGTTCAACCTTCGACATTATTTAATTAATGGTAGATACTGCTAATTATGGGTGACAAATGAGAttgttttcttgtattttgtGTAAGGGGTAAAAGACAATGGAACCACGTGAATCCCGGTTCCCAAGATTTGTATTCTATTAAAAAGTGAGGAGCATGAAATAGGGGGCTGGTGAATAATAGTGTACAAAATTAAGATGTCAGTTTGTGCTTCTAAAATGCAATCCTGTCGTAGTCTTAAAGTTAATTGGTACTTTAGCCACCAGATTAATTTATCCATACAGGAAGACTACACTGTCCAggaagaaatttaaaaataattagatttacaagtggtcattcaaaaaaaTAATCACAGGTTcaaaaataattgaaatttagtcacttttcacgtaaagataaatctgaagcgaaaatattgttcaaaattcgaaaaaatactccagtataatatactggaactccaatatattatattggaactatgctggagttccagtataatataccggtccagcctaatatactggaactttccgtatgcagcataatatgctggaagttcatatacaggtgcaccgatctccagtatattatgctggaactttccgtattgcagcaaactagtggctatttttcaatgactttgcaaacgctggctatttttgaatgaccagtccagGGGCAGCTCAAGCTCATATGGGGCCACAAACCAAAATTTAATATGGGGCATAAGGCCAAAGTTTGTATCTTCGTCAGATTTCCCATAAACCTCTTCTTCAATTTGGATTTTGTTATGATCATTTGGCTCAAAGTCACTGACTTGTTCATCTACAGAATATATATTCTCCTACATTTTGCGATTTAGTTTTTTCATTATTTGTCAAAAAATTATCAAGAGCtcctttttgagattttattaaattttcaacttttcttttcttttggatttttgaatATCCGGATGCATATTTTCTTGTAGACATGTTTATATTCTAAAAACAATTAAACAATATGTACATAgtgaaattaataaaataataaataacaaataaaaataatactagaaAGTTagtgttacgccccgcaatattaagTCTATATTATGTCTCGCAATATTAAGTTACGATAGTGTTGCACCCAGTGGTATTACATTACGGTGGATttatgctttgcagtattaagttacgatgatgttgcaccctgtagtattgtacattgaatttgtcataaggtaattggcatcagtccaagtaaaagataaTTTGGAGATTACaaggattatgctatttataacaagtgatgaataagtgttatgaaggataaaggggtacacgaattaacaaaaacgagtttcgttgggaatggccaatttggaataaaatacgggtcgagcgataatacccgataattataaactagtaccatgcaaggtaccatgtgaccatgctagtatagtatatatgaagtttttaaaaataaatagaattttaagtaatttattgtaatttttaaattatgcgggtaattgattaattaccgggtaacgaaacattacccggttcactaataagtggataaaaattattaAAGTCCCACCCCCACCCCATATGGCAAGAAGCCACAACATAGGAAGATGCtaagtgtcgcgccccctttttctagagcaaaatcgggtttataacatttggagggacaactcattccttttgagaattgggtttgcatttgaagagtcgccacctaatgattagggtgcattaggacactaaaagagtttgattttgaataaccagatattagggtaagggcttgaaattattccaaggggaaggtgttaggcacccctcagaatccactagtatggtttccggccagacaattattgtgaatttggggtgcagttaaggctcaaataagaggggatttcataTAATGGTTTGCAAATAAACAAAGTTTGGAAGAGCAAAAAATGCTGATTTTCTTAAAGAAGGAgttgaaatgataaaagaaataaagaaataagggaaatggggtcctaggtttattaacaatatggatcaccctacacaatgcccggtaatcactcctcaatgaggggctacatgtgacattatcacgtggtcatcatatccatatctacccttcccatcctgttaaggtattaaagcgcggattggtctcgtttacttattgcatgctattacccgtcccaatcgtATTAgttccggaggcatttaggacta
Proteins encoded in this region:
- the LOC107770994 gene encoding subtilisin-like protease SBT1.7, with protein sequence MSENSHKLKMSRYPVILVVVALLFRCHMSVAMVKKKTYIIHMAKSQMPATFNDDHTHWYDSSLRSVSDSAEMLYVYNNVIHGFSARLTPQEAESLETQPGILSVLPELKYQLHTTRTPTFLGLDKSADFFPESDAMSDVIIGVLDTGVWPESKSFDDSGLGPIPASWKGQCESGTNFSSSNCNRKLIGARYFSRGYETTLGPIDESKESKSPRDDDGHGTHTSTTAGGSVVQGASLFGYAPGTARGMATRARVAVYKVCWVGGCFSSDILAAMDKAIDDNVNVLSLSLGGGISDYYRDSVAIGAFAAMEKGILVSCSAGNAGPSPYSLSNVAPWITTVGAGTLDRDFPAYVSLGNGKNFSGVSLYKGNSLPNKMLPFVYAGNASNVTNGNLCMTGTLIPEKVKGKIVLCDRGINARVQKGSVVKAAGGAGMVLTNTAANGEELVADAHLLPATAVGQKTGDAIRDYLTSDSNPTATILFEGTKVGIEPSPVVAAFSSRGPNSITPEILKPDIIAPGVNILAGWTGAVGPTGLEEDDRRVGFNIISGTSMSCPHVSGLAALLKGAHPEWSPAAIRSALMTTAYTAYKNGGAIQDVSTGKPSTPLDHGAGHVDPVSALNPGLVYDITTDDYLNFLCALNYTPSQISSLARRNFTCNESKKYSVTDLNYPSFAVSFPAESAARTGSAGSSSIKYSRMLTNVGPAGTYKVTVTSPTSSVKITVEPETLSFSQMNEKKSYTVTFTAPSMSSSTTNVFGRIEWSDGKHVVGSPLAISWT